The Augochlora pura isolate Apur16 unplaced genomic scaffold, APUR_v2.2.1 APUR_unplaced_5567, whole genome shotgun sequence sequence ACGCAAAGTGGACGGCCACGAGATCTCCGCGAGCTTGAAGCAGGCTTACAAAACACTGGGACCGGAGGAGGCGGCGAAATTGATCGACAAATTGACTAAGAACGCTTTCGCCGAGAAAAGTTTCGTCGATGGGTTTCTACCGGCTGCGAAAACCATAGCCAACACCGTGATCCAGGGGATCACCGCGGCTgccgaaattaaaatgatgaCAAGCAGTTCTATGCAGCTTGCTATTAATGCGGTCAACGAAAAGATGCGTTCTCTGAGGCGTTTCCTACAAATCGCCGATATGGCCCTCGCGACCGGCAAATTTCTGGATCGTTTGAACAAGGAGATCAAGAGCGAGCTACAGAAGAGAGGGGACTCGTCGTCGAACCGCGTGACAACCGTCGTCGAACAGGGAACAGAGAAAGACTGCGAGAGATTCAAAGACGAGGTGATCGCGAGGTGGCAGGAGCTGCTCAGCGACAAGCTTGGTCGGATGCTGAATCAGAATATCGTCGGTCCTATTTTTAAAGCCGGCGCCAATCGTCTGATCAGTTATGTTGGGAAGGAGATAGAGAAGATGTATCGGTCTTGCCAGGAATATCAGAACAACAATTACTTCGAGAAGAGAACGCGGGATCATCGCGCGGACTTGGAGAACGCTCAACAGCGAGGGCACGGCGACACCTCTGAGATCGAGAAACAAATCACGGATAGGTATCACCAGGATATGCTGAAACTGTTGGAGAAG is a genomic window containing:
- the LOC144477954 gene encoding uncharacterized protein LOC144477954 produces the protein MAVFFLNSLDYVLQFEEKRWTLKMQLNTAIVVLMGIGQIITGAVIEMYAAGVFTRVAAGLISEGLNDLFYAADALTSGYFSWKDHKKHKIESVMMTAMTCACFSKDAKVSRYGRKLAGPDYQCGKKVAEMTGTELINTVSSKLMMKQVTKRIMSKTTEGLAFGAANALVDSFVENQLRDFCRRLASTILVNIERKVDGHEISASLKQAYKTLGPEEAAKLIDKLTKNAFAEKSFVDGFLPAAKTIANTVIQGITAAAEIKMMTSSSMQLAINAVNEKMRSLRRFLQIADMALATGKFLDRLNKEIKSELQKRGDSSSNRVTTVVEQGTEKDCERFKDEVIARWQELLSDKLGRMLNQNIVGPIFKAGANRLISYVGKEIEKMYRSCQEYQNNNYFEKRTRDHRADLENAQQRGHGDTSEIEKQITDRYHQDMLKLLEKTRCPRLFAKLVRENIPMGMIGVRASVVYVNGFLRR